The Thiothrix subterranea genome has a segment encoding these proteins:
- a CDS encoding M16 family metallopeptidase → MQVPVHEYKLDNGLKVLVKQDKRAPIAVVQLWYKVGSSYEHNGSTGLSHVVEHMMFKGTQKYPTGEFNRIIAENGAEDNAFTGQDYTAYYQVIAADRLEVAFELESDRVRNLTLPPAEFKKEIEVVKEERRWRTEDKPTSLTREQFEAVAFLNSPYKNPVIGWMADLDAMQVEDLRAWYERWYAPNNATLVVVGDVEPEKVLELAKKYYGSLKPTENIPPPKPQTEVEQKGVRTIKVKAPAELPYIMMGYKVPGMINAKEKWEPYALEMLASILDGGNSSRLSKELIRGKEIASSASAWYSGFGRLPDLFSLSGMPTKGEKLETVKAALLEQVEKLRNEPVTADELARAKAQVIASEIYERDSQQNQANVLGTLETVGLGYKLADEYVDNILAITPEQIQAVAKKYLIEDSLTIAELDPQPIDPNKPKNTRSFVR, encoded by the coding sequence GTGCAAGTACCCGTCCACGAATACAAGCTGGATAACGGTTTGAAGGTGCTGGTGAAACAGGATAAGCGTGCGCCGATTGCGGTGGTTCAATTGTGGTACAAAGTGGGTTCGAGTTACGAACACAACGGCTCGACCGGCTTATCGCACGTGGTCGAACACATGATGTTTAAGGGGACGCAAAAATACCCAACAGGCGAATTCAACCGCATCATTGCGGAAAATGGCGCGGAAGATAATGCCTTCACCGGGCAAGATTACACCGCTTACTACCAAGTGATTGCCGCCGATCGGTTGGAAGTCGCGTTTGAATTGGAATCGGATCGGGTGCGCAACCTTACCTTGCCGCCCGCCGAATTCAAAAAAGAAATCGAAGTGGTCAAAGAAGAGCGCCGCTGGCGTACCGAAGACAAGCCTACGTCCTTGACCCGCGAACAATTCGAGGCGGTGGCTTTCCTCAACAGTCCGTACAAAAATCCGGTCATCGGTTGGATGGCGGATTTGGATGCCATGCAAGTCGAAGACCTGCGGGCATGGTATGAACGCTGGTATGCGCCTAACAATGCCACGCTGGTCGTCGTCGGTGATGTCGAGCCAGAAAAAGTGCTAGAACTGGCAAAAAAATATTACGGCTCACTCAAACCGACGGAGAACATTCCCCCGCCCAAGCCGCAAACCGAAGTTGAGCAAAAAGGCGTGCGCACGATCAAAGTCAAAGCGCCTGCTGAACTGCCGTACATTATGATGGGTTACAAAGTCCCCGGCATGATCAATGCCAAGGAAAAATGGGAGCCGTATGCGCTGGAAATGTTAGCCAGTATTTTGGATGGCGGTAACAGTTCACGTTTATCCAAAGAGCTGATTCGCGGCAAAGAAATTGCCTCCAGCGCCAGTGCTTGGTACAGCGGGTTTGGGCGTTTGCCGGATTTATTCAGCTTGAGCGGAATGCCGACCAAGGGCGAAAAACTTGAAACGGTGAAAGCCGCCTTGCTGGAACAGGTGGAAAAACTCCGCAACGAGCCGGTGACTGCCGACGAATTGGCACGGGCCAAAGCCCAAGTGATTGCCAGCGAAATCTACGAGCGCGATTCCCAACAAAATCAGGCGAATGTGTTAGGTACTTTGGAAACCGTGGGCTTGGGTTACAAGCTGGCGGATGAATACGTGGACAACATTCTGGCGATTACCCCAGAGCAAATTCAGGCAGTTGCGAAAAAATACCTGATCGAAGATTCACTGACGATTGCGGAACTTGACCCGCAGCCCATTGACCCGAATAAGCCGAAAAACACGCGCAGCTTTGTGAGATAA
- a CDS encoding M16 family metallopeptidase, protein MLKTIIVAPLVLLFALFTAQVSAAPKIEHWTTVNGLRVYYVPAPELPMLDMRLIFAAGSARDGAKPGLAMLTNAMLDKGAAGLSEDQLAEQFEAIGAVFSSSTSNDMGWAGLRTITLEKEQQAALELWLKVVSKPDFPQKDFERVQKLALVDLQGEKQDPASLGGKAFYQALYGDHPYGQPENGTEASVQALKVDDLKAFYQQHYVAKNGLLAIVGAVDRAQAEALAEKVSGALPVGEAAAALPEVKPLTEAKTVKIPYPSTQAHILVGQVGNKRGDEDFFTLYMGNQVLGGSGFTSRLMKEIRNDRGLSYSVYSYFAPSAQLGVFQVGLQTKLEQTDEALKVVRDVLGKFQQDGPTAEELEASKKDVSGGFPLRTANNSQIVEYIGMIGFYQLPLDYLDTFTTKVNALTREQITEAFTRRVQPDKMVTVIVGGDEK, encoded by the coding sequence ATGTTAAAAACTATTATTGTAGCGCCGTTGGTGCTGTTATTTGCCCTGTTTACTGCGCAGGTATCCGCCGCCCCGAAAATTGAACATTGGACAACTGTCAATGGCTTGCGGGTGTATTACGTCCCCGCGCCGGAATTACCGATGTTGGATATGCGCCTGATTTTTGCTGCCGGTAGCGCCCGTGATGGTGCAAAACCGGGCTTGGCAATGTTGACCAATGCCATGTTGGATAAAGGCGCGGCGGGTTTGAGTGAAGATCAACTCGCCGAGCAGTTTGAAGCCATTGGCGCGGTGTTTTCTTCCAGTACCTCCAACGACATGGGCTGGGCAGGCTTGCGCACCATTACCTTGGAAAAAGAGCAGCAAGCGGCGCTGGAGCTGTGGTTAAAAGTGGTGTCGAAACCCGATTTCCCGCAAAAGGATTTCGAGCGGGTGCAAAAGTTGGCGTTGGTGGATTTGCAAGGTGAAAAACAAGATCCTGCCAGTCTTGGTGGCAAAGCATTTTACCAAGCGCTCTACGGCGATCACCCGTATGGGCAGCCCGAAAACGGCACGGAAGCCAGCGTGCAAGCCTTGAAAGTTGACGATTTAAAAGCGTTTTACCAACAGCATTACGTGGCGAAAAACGGTCTGCTGGCGATTGTCGGCGCGGTAGACCGTGCGCAAGCCGAAGCGTTAGCGGAAAAGGTGTCGGGGGCGTTGCCGGTGGGTGAAGCCGCTGCCGCGTTGCCTGAGGTTAAACCGTTGACTGAAGCGAAAACGGTGAAGATTCCTTACCCTTCCACGCAGGCGCACATTTTGGTGGGGCAGGTCGGTAATAAGCGTGGTGATGAAGACTTTTTCACCTTGTACATGGGCAATCAGGTGTTGGGGGGCAGTGGTTTTACCTCGCGTTTGATGAAGGAAATCCGCAATGATCGGGGCTTGAGTTACAGCGTATACAGCTATTTTGCGCCTTCAGCACAACTTGGGGTGTTCCAAGTGGGCTTGCAAACCAAGTTGGAGCAAACCGACGAGGCATTAAAAGTGGTGCGCGATGTATTGGGTAAATTCCAGCAAGACGGCCCGACGGCTGAAGAGTTGGAAGCTTCCAAAAAAGACGTGAGTGGCGGTTTCCCGTTGCGTACCGCCAATAATAGCCAGATTGTGGAATACATCGGCATGATCGGTTTTTACCAATTGCCGTTGGATTATTTGGATACCTTTACTACTAAGGTGAATGCGTTGACGCGCGAACAAATTACCGAGGCGTTTACGCGCCGTGTCCAGCCCGATAAAATGGTGACAGTGATTGTGGGCGGTGATGAAAAATAA
- the rsmD gene encoding 16S rRNA (guanine(966)-N(2))-methyltransferase RsmD, protein MKNNLLRIIGGEWRSRQLRFADVPGLRPTPDRVRETLFNWLQLQIPGARCLDLFAGSGALGLEALSRGASEVVMVEKHPAAAKALRDNIALLGAQHAQLVHDDALRFLQRETEGFEVIFLDPPFRKNLLEPVLDTLLAKSLLKPGAMIYLEHESDATIDFSRFNLNIHRETQAGQVKSFLLI, encoded by the coding sequence ATGAAAAATAATCTTTTGCGCATTATTGGGGGCGAATGGCGCAGCCGCCAGTTGCGCTTTGCCGATGTTCCCGGTTTACGCCCAACCCCGGATCGGGTGCGCGAAACCTTGTTCAATTGGCTGCAACTGCAAATACCGGGGGCGCGTTGCCTCGACTTGTTTGCAGGCAGTGGTGCCTTGGGTTTGGAGGCGTTGTCACGCGGGGCGAGTGAGGTGGTGATGGTGGAAAAACACCCCGCTGCTGCCAAAGCCTTGCGTGACAATATTGCCTTGTTGGGGGCGCAACACGCGCAGTTGGTACACGATGATGCCTTGCGGTTTCTGCAACGGGAAACGGAAGGGTTTGAGGTGATTTTCCTTGACCCGCCGTTTCGCAAAAACTTGTTGGAACCCGTGCTGGATACCTTGTTGGCGAAATCCCTGTTGAAACCGGGGGCCATGATCTATCTGGAACACGAGTCTGATGCCACGATTGACTTCAGCCGTTTCAACTTAAACATCCATCGCGAAACCCAAGCGGGGCAGGTAAAAAGTTTCTTGCTAATTTAA
- a CDS encoding C40 family peptidase: MSGIIMQGFAVLLVCASVGCSAVSESSQAESTKAVSVAQIPVVQQQPAVSLLDKVVWNAQKQQGKMYRWGGTSPVTGFDCSGLTQYAFKNGARVAIPRTAAQQYAAAVKVSQAQSQKGDLVFFNTSGRRVSHVGIYLGNDKFVHAPRKGRAIATDELKGYWSQRLIGFGRIPGACKPSYS; this comes from the coding sequence ATGTCTGGTATTATCATGCAAGGATTTGCAGTTCTGTTGGTGTGTGCTTCGGTTGGTTGTAGTGCGGTGTCTGAATCTTCTCAAGCCGAATCGACGAAAGCGGTCAGTGTGGCGCAAATTCCGGTGGTACAGCAGCAGCCAGCGGTGAGTTTGCTGGATAAAGTCGTGTGGAATGCGCAAAAGCAGCAAGGCAAAATGTACCGCTGGGGTGGCACTAGCCCGGTGACGGGTTTTGATTGCAGCGGCTTGACGCAATACGCTTTCAAAAACGGTGCTCGCGTGGCTATTCCGCGTACTGCTGCTCAGCAATATGCTGCCGCTGTCAAAGTATCCCAAGCGCAAAGTCAGAAAGGCGATTTGGTGTTTTTTAATACCAGCGGCAGGCGTGTGAGCCACGTGGGTATTTATTTGGGCAATGACAAATTTGTCCACGCACCACGGAAAGGCAGGGCGATTGCTACCGATGAACTCAAAGGTTATTGGTCGCAGCGTTTGATTGGGTTTGGGCGCATTCCCGGCGCATGTAAACCCAGTTATTCCTAA
- a CDS encoding heavy-metal-associated domain-containing protein — protein sequence MKSYDVAVVMHIDEELSDTEIHQLEYDLSFAPGIRSACVNERARHLMVIDYDPEQVYSGEILHAVQHRGYHAELIGL from the coding sequence ATGAAATCTTACGACGTAGCCGTCGTCATGCACATTGACGAAGAACTTTCCGACACTGAAATTCATCAATTGGAATACGACCTCTCTTTCGCTCCCGGTATCCGTTCTGCTTGCGTTAACGAACGCGCTCGCCATTTAATGGTGATTGATTATGACCCCGAACAGGTATATTCCGGTGAAATTCTCCATGCTGTACAGCATCGTGGTTATCACGCCGAGTTGATCGGCTTGTAA
- a CDS encoding mobilization protein codes for MGRVHFIGGEKGGVGKSLTARLLAQYFIDNATPFTGFDSDQSHGTFSRFYKDFSSPLRVDDYESLDNIITIAETLPEHDLIIDLAAQTSARLGQWMAESDVLGIFTEMGHKVFIWHVMDDGADAMSLLDKTLDSYPQQDVQFIVVQNMGRGENFEAFERSPIFQKAQQRNAYCMTLGKLHAKLVQKVDFNDLSFWAAANNRDLMNTPERQRLRVWLDNAYTQFDHFLKHDD; via the coding sequence ATGGGTAGGGTACATTTCATTGGCGGCGAAAAAGGCGGCGTTGGCAAATCGTTGACCGCACGTCTGTTGGCACAATATTTCATCGACAACGCCACACCGTTTACAGGTTTCGATTCCGATCAATCACACGGCACATTTTCCCGCTTTTACAAGGACTTCTCTTCACCGCTGCGGGTGGATGATTACGAAAGTCTGGATAATATTATCACCATCGCTGAAACCTTGCCGGAACATGACCTCATTATCGACCTTGCGGCGCAAACCTCGGCACGCTTGGGGCAGTGGATGGCGGAAAGTGACGTACTCGGCATTTTCACCGAAATGGGGCATAAGGTATTTATCTGGCATGTGATGGATGATGGCGCAGATGCCATGAGCTTGCTGGACAAAACGTTGGATAGCTACCCACAGCAAGACGTTCAGTTCATTGTGGTGCAAAACATGGGGCGTGGTGAAAACTTCGAGGCATTCGAGCGCTCGCCAATTTTCCAGAAAGCGCAACAACGCAATGCGTATTGCATGACACTGGGCAAATTGCACGCCAAATTGGTGCAGAAAGTGGATTTCAACGACCTCAGTTTTTGGGCAGCAGCGAATAACCGTGACCTAATGAACACGCCGGAACGCCAGCGGCTGCGGGTATGGTTAGACAATGCTTACACGCAATTCGACCACTTCCTCAAACACGACGATTAA
- a CDS encoding BatD family protein, whose product MVAADLPWTIQLEDAQVWQRERTTLTVEVQSTDRFAILEASLPRIEGVDVQALPATNEASPDGKRILRLIWQLSAHTPGKQTIQLPAIRYNLNGRDAAQWQPPLQTLDVQALPPYLPPTIPVGKVQIESRIEPSGWLQPDHLAYWHIRLHSDAVSTAQFPPILKQIQTTQGVEVFPATVGAVHEPPLQTLNYRIPLKAQSSGKLDLPTLQWHWFDPETGRLERQQYAPPTPWVLAWAWRVILAISGGLLLLLGLRTAGYFTYRRLRRWRSKRQVQQALQQNADASSVRQTLDACSAAHGWPANLSTRHWLQHWEQQYGANPSLQTALHQHEAKRFASNPPG is encoded by the coding sequence GTGGTAGCCGCTGATTTACCGTGGACAATTCAACTCGAAGACGCGCAAGTTTGGCAACGCGAACGCACCACGTTGACCGTAGAAGTGCAATCCACCGACCGTTTCGCCATACTCGAAGCCAGCTTGCCGCGCATTGAAGGTGTCGATGTGCAAGCCCTGCCTGCCACTAATGAAGCAAGTCCTGATGGCAAACGTATCCTGCGCCTGATTTGGCAATTGTCTGCGCACACACCCGGCAAACAAACGATTCAACTTCCCGCCATCCGCTATAACCTCAACGGACGCGATGCGGCGCAATGGCAACCGCCCTTGCAAACGCTAGACGTGCAAGCTTTACCACCCTATTTGCCGCCAACCATCCCCGTCGGTAAGGTGCAAATCGAATCCCGCATTGAACCCAGCGGCTGGTTGCAACCGGATCATCTCGCGTATTGGCACATCCGTTTGCACAGCGACGCGGTAAGCACAGCGCAATTTCCACCGATTCTCAAACAAATACAGACCACCCAAGGCGTCGAGGTTTTCCCAGCAACCGTAGGGGCGGTTCATGAACCGCCCCTACAAACGTTGAATTATCGTATTCCATTGAAGGCACAAAGCAGCGGCAAATTGGATTTACCGACTTTGCAATGGCATTGGTTTGACCCCGAAACCGGACGCTTGGAACGGCAACAATACGCGCCCCCGACTCCGTGGGTTTTGGCGTGGGCATGGCGGGTGATACTCGCCATTAGCGGCGGACTCTTGCTATTGCTGGGGTTACGCACCGCCGGATACTTCACCTACCGCCGCCTGCGCCGTTGGCGTAGCAAGCGGCAAGTCCAGCAAGCCTTACAACAAAACGCCGATGCATCAAGCGTGCGCCAAACATTGGACGCCTGTTCCGCCGCACACGGCTGGCCTGCCAATCTCAGCACCCGCCATTGGTTGCAACACTGGGAACAGCAGTACGGTGCAAACCCAAGCTTGCAAACAGCGCTCCATCAGCACGAAGCCAAGCGTTTTGCCTCTAACCCACCGGGCTAA